A genomic segment from Microbulbifer elongatus encodes:
- the ssb gene encoding single-stranded DNA-binding protein — MASRGVNKVILVGNLGGDPETRYMPSGGAVTNITVATSETWKDKQTGQQQERTEWHRVVFFNRLAEIAGEYLRKGSKVYLEGSLRTRKWQDKNTGQDRYTTEIVAAEMQMLDSRGEGGYQQNQGGGFQQQNQGGYAQDQGGYQDDYSQGRSAPSPMAPSQQGGPQGGQPQNKPASQPPAGGFDNSFDDDIPF; from the coding sequence ATGGCTTCCAGAGGCGTGAACAAAGTAATCCTGGTGGGTAACCTGGGTGGTGATCCGGAGACCCGCTACATGCCCAGCGGTGGTGCCGTAACCAATATCACCGTGGCCACTTCCGAGACCTGGAAAGACAAGCAGACCGGCCAGCAGCAGGAGCGGACTGAATGGCACCGGGTGGTGTTCTTCAACCGCCTGGCGGAAATCGCCGGTGAATACCTGCGCAAAGGCAGCAAGGTCTATCTGGAAGGTTCTCTGCGCACCCGCAAGTGGCAGGATAAAAACACCGGGCAGGATCGCTACACTACCGAGATCGTTGCCGCTGAAATGCAGATGCTCGACAGCCGTGGTGAGGGTGGCTACCAGCAGAATCAGGGGGGCGGCTTCCAACAGCAGAATCAGGGAGGCTACGCCCAGGATCAGGGTGGCTACCAGGACGACTACTCCCAGGGCCGTTCCGCTCCATCGCCCATGGCACCCTCTCAGCAGGGTGGGCCGCAGGGCGGTCAGCCACAGAACAAACCGGCCAGCCAGCCGCCGGCGGGTGGTTTTGACAACAGCTTCGACGACGACATCCCCTTCTAA
- a CDS encoding MFS transporter, giving the protein MNSTERRALAGLASLYVFRMLGLFMVLPVLSLYGSDYSGSTPALLGLALGAYGLSQAILQIPLGVLSDRWGRKPVIYIGLAVFALGSVVAAITDSVYGLIAGRILQGAGAIAAATMALAADLTRDENRGKAMAAIGASIGVAFVLAVVLGPLVAGLGGLSAIFWLTALLALVGMLLVWRLVPNPAVSTRRGPRAGDFSKLLAGGMVWRLVSGVFFLHLLLTALFVPLPLVLLEQLQLPSTGHWKLYAPLMLGAFVVMLPLMRVAEKRQQVPAAMRLALLGLIFGALALMPSITGGWIIVCLGLFFLAFNLLEALLPAQLTRVVPAECRGAATGLYATAQFLGAFAGGSVSGLLFGQGGAGAVATFLLGVLLVWSVSWWQLRGTRVPVVSS; this is encoded by the coding sequence ATGAATTCCACCGAACGCCGCGCGCTCGCCGGTCTCGCTTCCCTCTACGTTTTTCGCATGCTGGGCCTGTTTATGGTACTTCCGGTGTTGTCCCTGTATGGCAGTGACTACAGCGGCAGCACGCCCGCCCTATTGGGGCTGGCACTGGGTGCTTACGGCTTGAGTCAGGCGATTCTGCAGATTCCGCTGGGCGTGTTGAGCGATCGCTGGGGGCGCAAACCGGTGATCTATATCGGGCTGGCGGTGTTCGCACTGGGTAGTGTGGTGGCCGCCATCACCGACTCTGTGTACGGCTTGATCGCCGGTCGTATCCTGCAGGGGGCGGGTGCCATTGCCGCGGCTACCATGGCGCTGGCCGCGGACCTGACCCGCGACGAAAACCGGGGCAAGGCGATGGCGGCCATCGGCGCCTCTATCGGGGTGGCGTTTGTTCTCGCCGTTGTGCTGGGGCCACTGGTGGCCGGACTGGGTGGGCTGTCCGCAATTTTCTGGCTGACCGCGCTGCTGGCGCTGGTTGGCATGTTGCTGGTGTGGCGCCTGGTGCCGAACCCGGCAGTCTCAACGCGGCGCGGTCCCCGGGCCGGTGATTTCTCGAAGTTGCTGGCCGGAGGTATGGTCTGGCGTCTGGTGAGTGGGGTCTTCTTTCTGCATCTGCTGCTTACGGCGCTGTTTGTGCCACTTCCGTTGGTGCTGCTAGAGCAGTTGCAGCTGCCCAGCACCGGTCACTGGAAACTCTATGCGCCACTGATGCTGGGTGCCTTTGTCGTCATGCTGCCGCTGATGCGCGTGGCGGAAAAACGCCAGCAGGTGCCGGCGGCCATGCGGCTGGCGTTGCTGGGGCTGATTTTTGGTGCGCTCGCGTTGATGCCGTCGATCACGGGGGGCTGGATTATTGTCTGCCTGGGGCTGTTCTTCCTTGCGTTCAACCTGTTGGAGGCACTGCTGCCCGCACAGCTTACCCGGGTTGTCCCCGCGGAGTGTCGCGGTGCCGCCACCGGGCTGTACGCCACCGCACAGTTTCTCGGGGCTTTTGCCGGTGGCAGTGTCTCGGGCCTTCTTTTTGGCCAGGGTGGTGCGGGGGCCGTGGCCACCTTCCTGCTCGGGGTGCTGCTGGTCTGGTCGGTGAGCTGGTGGCAGCTGCGCGGCACGCGCGTACCGGTTGTGAGCAGCTGA
- a CDS encoding mannose-1-phosphate guanylyltransferase/mannose-6-phosphate isomerase: protein MIPVILCGGTGSRLWPLSREAYPKQFLSLVGSETMLQATALRLEGLAEVQAPILVCNESHRFAAAEQLQAVGRAAQSILLEPCARNTAPAIALAALAAVENGEDPLLLVLPADHVVGDRSAFQAAVTSATPLAEAGRLVTFGIVPTCAETGYGYIRSGAPLDGGWEVAEFVEKPDLATAEKYVASGEFNWNSGMFLFRAARYLEELAQHQPEMLERCRAAFAGASRDLDFTRVDADVFARCPADSVDYAVMEKTEAAAVVPMDAGWSDVGSWSALWELAQKDEYGNLLQGDVLTEDASGCLVHGGDRLIGVLGVRDLVVVDTDDALMVADKSRVQDVKKLVAQLKHSERREAENHRKVFRPWGYYDSIDAGPRFQVKRIVVKPGCQLSLQMHHHRAEHWIVVRGTARVTRGEDQLLLTENESTFIPLGVVHRLENPGAIPLELIEVQSGSYLGEDDIVRFEDQYGRD, encoded by the coding sequence ATGATTCCCGTTATTTTGTGTGGTGGCACCGGCTCCCGCCTGTGGCCCCTTTCCCGCGAAGCCTATCCCAAGCAGTTTCTCTCCCTGGTGGGCAGTGAAACCATGTTGCAGGCCACTGCTCTGCGCCTGGAGGGGCTGGCGGAGGTGCAGGCGCCGATACTGGTGTGCAACGAGTCCCACCGGTTTGCTGCGGCCGAGCAGCTACAGGCAGTGGGCCGTGCGGCTCAGTCGATTCTGCTGGAGCCCTGCGCGCGCAATACAGCCCCAGCCATTGCACTGGCGGCCCTGGCGGCGGTGGAAAACGGCGAAGACCCACTGCTGTTGGTGCTGCCGGCGGATCACGTGGTTGGCGACCGGTCTGCTTTTCAGGCCGCGGTGACCTCTGCGACCCCGCTCGCCGAGGCCGGGCGCCTGGTGACCTTTGGCATTGTGCCCACCTGCGCCGAGACTGGGTATGGCTACATCCGCAGCGGCGCTCCTCTGGATGGTGGTTGGGAAGTGGCGGAGTTTGTGGAAAAACCGGATCTCGCCACCGCTGAGAAGTACGTCGCCAGTGGCGAATTCAACTGGAACAGCGGCATGTTCCTGTTCCGTGCTGCCCGCTATCTTGAGGAGCTGGCGCAGCACCAGCCGGAGATGCTGGAGCGCTGTCGCGCCGCTTTTGCCGGTGCCTCCCGGGACCTCGACTTCACCCGTGTGGACGCGGACGTTTTTGCGCGCTGCCCCGCGGACTCTGTGGACTATGCGGTGATGGAGAAAACCGAGGCCGCCGCAGTGGTACCGATGGATGCCGGCTGGAGCGATGTGGGCTCATGGTCGGCACTTTGGGAGCTGGCGCAAAAGGACGAATACGGAAACCTGTTGCAGGGCGATGTGCTGACCGAAGATGCCAGCGGCTGTCTGGTACACGGCGGCGACCGGCTGATCGGTGTGCTCGGCGTCCGGGATCTGGTGGTGGTGGATACCGACGATGCATTGATGGTCGCGGACAAGAGCCGGGTACAGGACGTCAAAAAACTGGTTGCGCAGCTTAAACACAGCGAGCGCAGGGAAGCAGAGAATCACCGCAAGGTCTTCCGCCCCTGGGGGTATTACGACTCGATTGACGCCGGGCCCCGCTTCCAGGTCAAGCGCATTGTGGTCAAGCCTGGCTGTCAGCTGTCCCTGCAGATGCACCACCACCGCGCCGAGCATTGGATTGTGGTTCGTGGTACCGCCAGGGTCACGCGCGGTGAGGACCAGCTGCTGCTGACCGAGAATGAGTCCACGTTTATTCCACTGGGGGTGGTACACCGCCTGGAAAACCCGGGCGCCATTCCCCTGGAGCTGATCGAAGTGCAGTCCGGCAGCTACCTCGGTGAGGACGACATTGTCCGCTTTGAGGATCAATACGGGCGCGACTGA
- the uvrA gene encoding excinuclease ABC subunit UvrA — MDTIYVRGARTHNLKNIDLDIPRDKLIVITGLSGSGKSSLAFDTLYAEGQRRYVESLSTYARQFLSMMEKPDVDTVEGLSPAISIEQKSTSHNPRSTVGTITEIYDYLRLLFARVGEPRCPDHHVPLQAQTVSQMVDHVLALPEGTKIMLLAPVVRDRKGEHLHVFEQLRRDGFVRARINGTVCDLDDTPKLDKRKKHTIEVVVDRFKVRDDLQLRLAESFETALNLTDGIAAISFMDGDRDDHLFSARHACPVCDYSLDELEPRLFSFNNPAGACPSCDGLGVNQFFDEDKVILDPESSISEGAIRGWDRRNIYYYHMLDSLSEHYGFDLDKPWKKLAKKYRTVILHGSGDTPIDFSYVNDRGDITVRRHTFEGIIPNFQRRYRDTESQSVREELAKYLSTQQCPECHGTRLRREARHVFVDNRTLAQITDLPVGDAFDYFANQLKFKGAQKEIADKILKELRDRFRFLVDVGLNYLTLNRSAETLSGGEAQRIRLASQIGAGLVGVMYILDEPSIGLHQRDNERLLNTLTHLRDIGNTVIVVEHDEDAIRAADYIVDIGPGAGVHGGEVVAAGTHDEIAASERSLTGQYLSGSRQIVVPKQRHPAGDDVLRIEGATGNNLKNVDLEIPVGLFTCVTGVSGSGKSTLINTTLYPLAATALNKATTLKASPHKAIEGLDHFDKCVDIDQSPIGRTPRSNPATYTGIFTPIRELFAGTQEARSRGYKPGRFSFNVKGGRCEACQGDGVIKVEMHFLPDIYVPCDTCKGKRYNRETLEVQYKGKSIHEVLEMTVEDAREFFDPVPSIAKKLQTLMDVGLSYIKLGQAATTLSGGEAQRVKLSRELSKRDTGKTLYILDEPTTGLHFADIQLLLDVLHRLRDHGNTIVVIEHNLDVIKTADWIVDLGPEGGSGGGEIIATGTPEQVARVKGSHTGRFLKPMLKK; from the coding sequence GTGGACACGATTTACGTCAGGGGTGCCCGCACCCACAACCTGAAGAATATCGACCTGGATATTCCCCGCGACAAACTTATTGTGATTACCGGTCTGTCCGGCTCCGGTAAGTCCTCACTCGCGTTCGACACCCTCTACGCAGAGGGCCAGCGGCGTTATGTGGAATCGCTTTCCACCTATGCCCGCCAGTTCCTGTCGATGATGGAAAAACCGGATGTGGACACTGTGGAGGGGCTTTCTCCGGCCATCTCCATCGAACAGAAGTCCACCTCTCACAACCCCCGCTCCACTGTGGGCACCATCACCGAAATCTATGACTACCTGCGCCTGCTGTTTGCCCGGGTGGGCGAGCCCCGCTGCCCGGACCATCACGTGCCCCTGCAGGCACAGACCGTCAGCCAGATGGTGGACCATGTGCTGGCGCTGCCGGAGGGCACCAAGATCATGCTGTTGGCGCCGGTGGTGCGGGACCGCAAGGGCGAGCACCTGCACGTGTTCGAGCAGTTGCGCCGGGATGGCTTCGTGCGCGCCCGGATCAACGGCACCGTGTGCGACCTGGACGATACCCCCAAGCTGGACAAGCGCAAGAAGCACACCATCGAAGTGGTGGTGGACCGCTTCAAGGTGCGCGACGATCTGCAGCTGCGCCTGGCGGAATCCTTCGAGACGGCCCTGAACCTGACCGATGGCATCGCCGCCATCAGCTTTATGGATGGCGACCGCGACGACCACCTGTTCTCCGCCCGCCACGCCTGCCCGGTATGTGATTACTCACTGGACGAACTGGAACCCCGCCTCTTCTCGTTCAACAATCCGGCCGGCGCCTGCCCCAGCTGCGACGGCCTCGGCGTCAACCAGTTCTTCGACGAAGACAAGGTGATCCTGGACCCGGAGAGCAGCATTTCCGAAGGCGCCATCCGCGGCTGGGACAGGCGCAATATTTATTACTACCACATGCTCGATTCCCTCTCCGAGCACTACGGTTTTGACCTGGACAAGCCGTGGAAAAAACTCGCCAAAAAATACCGCACGGTAATTCTGCACGGCAGCGGCGACACCCCGATTGACTTCAGCTACGTGAACGACCGCGGCGATATCACCGTGCGCCGCCACACCTTTGAGGGCATCATCCCCAATTTCCAGCGTCGCTACCGGGACACCGAGTCCCAATCCGTGCGCGAAGAACTGGCCAAATACCTGAGCACCCAGCAGTGCCCGGAGTGCCACGGCACCCGCCTGCGCCGGGAAGCCCGCCATGTATTTGTGGATAACCGTACCCTGGCACAGATCACCGACCTGCCAGTGGGGGATGCGTTTGACTACTTCGCCAATCAGCTCAAATTCAAAGGCGCGCAGAAAGAGATCGCTGACAAGATTCTCAAGGAGCTTCGGGATCGCTTCCGCTTCCTGGTAGACGTGGGCCTGAATTACCTGACCCTGAACCGCAGTGCCGAGACCCTGTCCGGCGGCGAGGCCCAGCGCATCCGCTTGGCCAGCCAGATCGGTGCCGGCCTTGTGGGCGTGATGTACATTCTCGACGAGCCCTCCATCGGCCTCCACCAGCGCGACAACGAGCGCCTGCTGAATACCCTCACCCACCTGCGGGACATCGGTAATACGGTGATCGTGGTAGAACATGACGAAGATGCGATTCGCGCGGCGGACTACATTGTGGATATCGGCCCCGGTGCCGGCGTGCATGGCGGCGAAGTGGTCGCCGCCGGTACCCACGACGAGATCGCTGCCAGTGAACGCTCACTGACCGGCCAATACCTCTCTGGCAGCAGACAGATTGTGGTGCCGAAACAGCGCCATCCCGCCGGCGACGATGTGCTGCGCATCGAGGGTGCCACCGGCAACAACCTGAAAAACGTGGACCTGGAAATTCCGGTCGGCCTGTTTACCTGTGTCACCGGCGTGTCCGGCTCGGGTAAATCCACCCTCATCAATACCACCCTGTATCCACTGGCCGCCACCGCTCTGAACAAGGCCACCACGCTGAAAGCATCGCCCCACAAGGCGATTGAAGGGCTGGATCATTTCGACAAATGTGTGGATATCGACCAGAGCCCCATCGGCCGCACCCCGCGCTCAAACCCGGCCACCTATACGGGCATTTTTACCCCCATTCGCGAGCTGTTCGCAGGCACCCAGGAGGCCCGCTCCCGCGGCTACAAGCCCGGTCGCTTCAGCTTCAACGTCAAGGGCGGCCGCTGTGAGGCCTGTCAGGGCGATGGTGTAATTAAGGTCGAGATGCACTTTCTACCGGATATCTACGTACCCTGCGATACCTGTAAGGGCAAACGCTATAACCGGGAAACCCTGGAGGTACAGTACAAAGGTAAAAGCATTCACGAAGTGCTGGAAATGACCGTGGAAGACGCGCGGGAATTTTTTGACCCGGTACCATCCATCGCCAAAAAACTGCAGACCCTGATGGACGTGGGTCTGTCCTACATCAAACTGGGCCAGGCGGCGACCACCCTGTCCGGCGGTGAGGCACAGCGGGTGAAGCTGTCCCGCGAGCTGTCCAAACGGGATACGGGCAAGACCCTGTACATTCTCGACGAACCCACCACCGGCCTGCACTTTGCCGATATTCAGTTACTGCTGGACGTGCTGCACCGGCTGCGCGATCACGGCAACACCATTGTAGTGATCGAGCACAATCTGGATGTGATCAAGACCGCGGACTGGATTGTGGACCTGGGCCCGGAAGGAGGCTCCGGCGGCGGAGAGATTATTGCCACCGGCACCCCGGAACAGGTGGCCAGGGTGAAAGGTTCGCATACCGGACGCTTCCTGAAACCCATGCTGAAAAAGTAG